AGATGATTATTTTTGATCCTGCTATGTGCTGTTCCACCGGGGTTTGTGGCCCAAGTGTTAATCCAGAATTACTTCGAGTAGCAACTACTTTAAATAAACTAAATAATAAAGGGATTATCGTTGATCGATATAATTTAGCAAGTAGCCCTCAGGCATTTGTAGATAATAGCACAATAAATACCTTAATAAATAGTGAAGGTATAGATATACTTCCAGTGACAATTTTAGATAATGAAGTAGTTAAAATTAAAGAATATCCTTCAAATAACGAATTTTGTGAAATGCTAGAACTTCCATTAGATACACTAAAGTCTACCGTAAAGGCTAAACCAGGCTGTGGATGTAAGGGAGGATGCTGTCAATGATCTTTGATCCTAACAAAATAAATTTAACTAAATATTTATTTTTTACTGGAAAAGGTGGAGTAGGGAAGACCTCTACAGCTTGTGCGACGGCTATCGCTTTAGCAGATCAGGGAAAACGTATCATGCTAGTGAGTACAGATCCAGCCTCAAATCTGCAAGATGTTTTTAATACTGAGTTAAACAATAAAGGGGTTCCGATAAAAGGAGTTCGCAATCTAGTAGTTGCAAACTTTAACCCTGAAGATGCAGCTAATGAATATAAGGAAAGCGTTATAGGCCCTTTTAGAGGTAAGCTCCCCGAGGTGGTTATAAAGAATATGGAGGAACAACTTTCTGGTTCTTGTACGGTCGAAATAGCAGCCTTTAACGAATTCTCAACTTTTATTACTGATGAAAAGGTAAAACGCGATTTCGATCACGTTATATTTGATACAGCACCGACGGGCCATACGCTTCGAATGCTACAACTCCCTTCCGCTTGGAGTAGCTTTATTAGTAAAAGTACTCATGGAGCATCTTGTTTAGGTCAATTGGCAGGGCTTGAAGAGAAAAAGGAAGTCTATAAAAATGCTGTTAAAATACTTGGTGATAAGAACTTGACTACGTTAATATTAGTTTCAAGGCCAGAGAATGCCCCGTTAAAAGAAGCTGAGAGAGCTTCGAAAGAATTACAGGATATTGGAGTTCACAACCAAATTCTCGTTATTAATGGGATGCTTAAAGAAGCTAACGATAGCTTATCTCAAGATATATTTCATAAACAACAAAGAGCGCTACAAGATATACCAGAACATTTAAGAGACTTAACTTCTTTTGAGATTCCCTTAAGACCTTATAACGTAACAGGGCTTGAAAATGTAAGAGCATTTTTTAAGGAAGACAATATTAAATGCAGTAGTGAAAAATTGCAAGTTAATGAAATACCTATGCTAAAAACAGTTGTAGAAGATTTATATACATCTAAAAAAAAGGTTATTTTTACAATGGGTAAGGGCGGTGTTGGCAAAACAACAATAGCCGCGGCTATTGCTTTAGGATTAGCAAATAAAGGGGTGAAAGTACATCTTACCACTACTGACCCCGCAGATCATTTAAAACTTGTTTTGGATGAAAGCTATGGCATTACTTTAAGTAACATAGATGAGAAAAAGGAACTAGATAAGTATAAAGAAGAAGTTTTATCAAAAGCAAGAGAAATGATGAGTGAAGAAGATCTTGAATATGTGGAAGAAGATCTGAGATCTCCTTGTACACAAGAAATTGCTGTTTTTAGAGCTTTTGCAGAAATCGTTGAGAAGTCAGAAAATGAAATTGTTGTTATAGATACCGCACCAACAGGGCATACGCTATTATTATTAGATTCTACAGAAAGTTATAATAGAGAGATACAGCGAGCCCAGGGAGATATACCGGAATCGATTAAAAAGCTTCTGCCAAAGCTCAGAAATGAGCGGGAGACAGAGGTAGTCATTGTAACCTTGGCAGAAACGACACCAGTTTATGAAGCTAAACGGCTAGATGAGGACTTAGAACGTGCTGGAATAAAGAGTAAGTGGTGGGTTATTAATGCAAGTTTATTTGCCACAGATACTACGAATGAGATTCTAAAAGCCAAAGCAAGTCATGAAATAACCTGGATAAATAAAGTTAGTGAAATTTCTAACGGCAGTTTTGCAGTTGTTTCGTGGAAAAGTGAAGAAATTAAAGATGAGAAGCTTTTAGCTTTATTAAAATAGAAAAGATGGTCTTTGAAAATACCCCTTATTAAAGAATTTCAGTTGACAGAACCTATGAGCATAAGTTTAAATAACGGTTGTTTGTCTATTAACTCCACACAACTATTCCTAAAATTAATATTTTAGGAATAGTTGTGTGGCGCAATTTGGGTTTATATTAGTACTTTTATAAATTATCATTAATTTCTATACTTCACTCGTACTCGCCCTTTACATATTGTACACGAATTCCTATTACGCAAATAATCTTTTATGCGCCTATTAATCGGGTATATATAAGTTTTATTACATATAGGACAAATCCACCAAGCTCTTTTTTTAGATGCTGGCAATTCATACCTTGGATTCATGCGTAAAGTGTTATTCTGAAACTTCCATTCTCTATCTATAAGTTCTGTATATAATGCTTTTAATGATGTTTTTTCCGGTATCGCAATCTTTCCACTATAGTATGGACAGGAAGCTTGTTTATGAAATCTTGCAAATGGACTTGCAATAAAGATATCTCCACAGTCTTCGCATTTCCAACTGATAGTAGCCTGCATCTCTACAGATAAATAGTCCTTATCATAAATAGCTTCTTTATACAGCTTCTCTGAATATTGCATGTCAAATCTGCTATTATTGAAACCTACACTAAACATCAAATCCCAATTTAGCTTTTTGTATTTTTAATCCAAATCATATTCATAAATTGGATTTATAAGTTTTAATATTGATACAATAGCATTATTATACCCTGACATTTTTTCTATCTCTTTTTCATCTGAAATTTCTTCCTTTTCAAACTGTATTCCGATTTTTTTAACTACTTCAAGGTATTTGCTTACAAATTCATCTTCACCCATTATTTTAATATCTACTAACATTTCGTTATAAGCTAACCGTTCACCCTCATCATTTTTTTTAGATTCTATTTTATCAAATATACTGTTGGTAATTGTAAATTGTATTTTTCTCTCAATGATATCTGCTATGCTGAACTGGATTATTTTTTTATCATTTAACATAAATGTACTTCTCTCCTTTATTCAAATTTATTTTAATATCCTTTCGCTAAATTAAATACAGATGAAAACTGATTCCCTTCTGCATTTAAACATAATGGGAAGTTTACAAATACGTATTCTCACATTACTGAAGATCAACGACTTAACTATTTCAATAACCTTTTAATAGCCTAAATGGCTTATATATAGGTGAAATAGTCTGTACTAATTATTCCCTTATTAATTTCTAATGAGATTACATCTTCATATTCGGCTTTCTTTTGAAAATCAAAATTTGATACCAAAGTTCCCAAATCTAAACCTGTAAGTTTTCTAAGATAGACTATGTTTGTTCCCTTATTTAACATATTTAAAATTGCTGTTATTTTATAACTTTCAGGTGGATATATGTATTTATCTTTCTTGCCCCCAGGCTTTTGCTTTAACATTTCGTTTATACCAAGCTCGGCATATGTTTTAAGAAACGATGAACTTACCATAGAAGCAACTATATTTTTCCTCTCTTTTACTACATCATATAAAAAATGAAACAACTTATCATTTTCTGAATATATCTTACTATATTCTTTTTCTGCAAAATCAATAGTTTCTATTATTTCATTTCTAAGGCTATTAGGTACTTTAATAGTTATTCCATTATACTCTATGTTTCTAGTAACACCATCTTTGATATTGTACACCTGAAGTTCGAGCATCTCATTTGGCTTTAATACTTATTTGTTGGAACTTCTTATAATTGCTACAACCTCTTTGTCCGTCATAAACATTAGGTGAATCTTTAACAGTAGTAAGTTTAATATCAACGTGCTAATTAATGAATTATGGATGGCTTTATTCTTTAATTAAAAGCGCTTATTTCGTTTCCATTCATTAATTGTCCATATAATACCGAATACTAAGAAGATAAAAACTACCATTGGAAAACTATATCTAATATGTACAGTAACACATTGAGTAGCACGCCATTTCTGCTTCTCTTTGACTCATTTTCAGCCGCCATATATGAAACTTTTAGCTTCGTTGCCTCTTTATGGTGCTGAAATGAGTTGGTATTATATATATAGCTAAGTAAATTATGGGTTTCTATTGGAACGTGTGGAGCAAAAAACAGATTTTCCAAATACAAATCATTGCGAATAACTTCGTTCATATCTTTGGTTATTTCCAGATTAATGATTTGTGACAAATATATGGTTAGTTTAATAGCCTCAAGTATAATTCCGTTGTATAGAGGAATATCAACATCATCTGGATTGTAGTTTGTAATAACGCTTGCACCATCTTGCGGATAGTACTGATAGGTTTCTGTGGTGCTAATGTTTTCGAGTGGTGATGGCAATTCTCTTGTGCCGATTAGATTGCAAAAATAATCTGAAACATCGTTAATTTCATTTGATAACACGAGTGTATTATGAATAAAAGAATAATCCTCCGGCACAAATTTTTCTCCGATTATTTCGGAAAAGAAGCTGCTGACATTATTATATATTATCTCTGATATTTTATCGTTGGAGGGCGTTGTGCTTTCTTGCCCAAAGTATTGATATCCATTAATGGTCAATAGATTATAGTTGCCCTTCTTACCGAAAACATCATCTTTTTTTAGTGTACTCCCTGTTTCAAAATCAATGACCTCAAAAGTTATTATTAAAGTTCTATTCACTGAAAATATAACAGGATCAATTTTAAAGTATAATGAATCCGCTAAAACGGATTGAGCGTGGAGCAGTTTAATGCAAAATCCCGTACGCTCTATTATTTCATCAAAGTCATCTAGTGTATGCTTTTTTTTGATGGGTTCAAATGAAAAGGCGGTATTTTGTTGAATATAGTCACATTTCGCACTTAATTTTAACGTTCCTTTGGATGATATAAGTTTGTCATCCATCAACATATAGGTCAGATTATGTTTATCCAATAATGTATCTAAGTCTGGTTTTTGCTTAAATGATAGTTTGGATTTAGAATATTTTGTTGTTTCGTATGCACTCATAAAGACAATTGTGTCGCTCACCGAAACACCCCCTCATTATTTTTCTTAAAGTGTATATAATATGAATTTCCCATTATTGCTATTAAGCTCACATAAAATCAATGAACAAGTGACTTGCACGTTTCTACAATATCCACAATTATTATATATGATTAAGTAAATAATTTCCACTTATTCAAAATGTTTTTATTGAAAATTAAAAAGTATATACAAATGGATAAAAAAATGAATCTAAATTGTAAATCCCTGTACAAAAAAGCACTAAACCCAACTCCCCTTACAATTACTTTATCGTAAGGATATTTGAGTTTAGTACTGAAACTTTAGGTTATTTACACTTCCTCTTTGCTAATTATCGTTATAGCCGTTCTTAATTGTATTAAAACACATCTTCCAGTACTGTTCTCTTTCCAGTATTTTTTTTGGGTCATAAGATAATCCAAAATATTCTATAAGTGTGTATGTGAAGTACTCTTCAAAGTATTCGGATCCTTTTTCATTGTAAAGAGCAATCAACTTTTTATTACAACCGTGCTTGGAATCCAAATAATTGCCCCAGCGTTGTGCAACACCTTCTTCACCTGTTGCCGACCCAATATATAGTTTTCCATTCTTCGTATCCGTCAAGCAATAAATCCCGGTTACCTTTTTCATCGCCTCGTAATAGTTAGGCATAATTTTTCCGTTGAAAACATCCTCTAATTTTCTAAATGGCAACTGAAAAAGCAATGTAAGATAGTATTACTAACTTCTGATAATTGATATAATCATTATATAACGCCGACTTTTTTGTCGCATTTATAACTAAAAATAGCCGTTACTATTAATTAATCTAATATAACAATACTTCAAGATATCACATATTTCAACAAATTAATAACTAAGTCGTAAATTAGATACAATTTATTTATCGATTTTGATCTCAAGCAATGCTTGATTTAAGTAAAATATTAATTATTCTTAAAGTTCTTCAAAAAAGTACTAAATTCTATCACTAAATCTATGATAAAGTACGACTAAATGAAAAAAGTACTAAACTCGAATAACCTTGCAATCACTTTATTGTAAGGTTATTTTAATTTAGTACTAAAACTTTCAGTATAATTCCAATTTACAATCATGTCCAGAGTTATTGCAATCTAATATAATTTCTATAATTTGCAGGATAATGTCATTGCCAAGGCACGCTTTACTCTTGTTATAATTTATCCATTTTAGTAGTATCGGCTCTTCATATGAATGAGCACCAAAATCACCACGCAACAAATCATTGAAAGCATTAAAATTATGCCCTGTTTTCCAATCTAGATTCTTTGTAAGTAATTTATCTATTTCACAAAAGAATCCATCTAAATTACTAAAATTATTGCCATCTATAATAAAGCTCTTCATTATTTTCCCCTTTGCAATTCTACAGTAATGAGCTGCCCATCTAAACAACTGCGGAGCTCAATTTAGTGCTAAACCTTTCAGTTATTTTTAGAATACCACCTTAATTCTCGCATATCCAAATATATCGTGCAAAATCCCCTTTAATTGTTTTTTCTGCTCGGCAATAATCAACAATCTTTAATTGTTCTTCACATAACTTCTCTTTAATATCTGTTGCCGTAACGATAATCATCCGCTTTGCAATATGCCTGGCGTGCTTGATGATATCCCATTGCTTTTCTTCATCATAATGGCTAAAGTTATTATACGGTAAATCAATAATCACGGCATCGTAATATTCCGTGATCGTTTTCATGTCGCCTGTTGTTATTTTCGCATGATATTGATAGTGGCTTAAATTTTGACGGGCTAACTCGGCAACTTTAGGGCTAATCTCCCAGCCGCATATATTATATCCTGCAAAAACGCCCTCTAAGATGACCGTCCCTACCCCACAGCAGGCATCTATTAAGCGCTTTGAGGTGTCCCCTCTGCTAGCTGCATTGATAAGAACCTTCCCCATCTCTCCTCCTAATGCACTGGAAAAGGAGTAAGGCTTTTGCTTGTGGGAACGCCACTTGTAATTGTTTTGCTTTAAATAACCAAAGTACCAATAGTCTTGATAATAGGTAATACTTAACATGCTTTTAGGGGATTTAAACGAAGGGTATCCATATATGCGCAGGCCCACTTCTTTCGATAGCTTTTTACCTTGTCCAATATTAGGATCTCTGTTATACATGGGAACATATTTAACCATAAATTCACTGGCTCTAAAGTCTTCTGTCATAATGCGTTCTAGTATTTCATTAAAAGTTTTTTCCTTATATATAACCTTTATTCTATTCTTTAGAAAAGGGCTAACAGAAGGATCAACCTCTTTGTTTGTGAACAGCACTTTATCTTCGAACTTCTCATCAAAGAGCGCCGAAACTTCGAAGGCACATAAATTGTAATCCTGCACATTATAGTTTACATTGTAAATATATTGATCGTTATTCATCGTTAATCTCCACATGGCTCATGCCCTGTTATCTTTATTGATTTTCAAATTTTACTACAACACTCATAATTATTATATAGGATTAAAAGATTAATTTCCATATATTATAAGAGGATGGCTCATGCCATCCTCTTATAATATTAGACCTATTCTTCTTCTTCGCTCCAGCTGAAGCAATTCTTTCGGCCAAAATTTTAAAACTTGTTTTTTACTTCTTCCTTTGTCTCTGGCGTAAGTAGAAGTGGCCCAAATGGATCAGTGTTATTTTGCAAGATAGAAACATTGACAATGTCTATACTTTTGGCTGTGTAGAACACGGCAATCAGCTTCTTAGCTTTAGATAATTCAAGATCGGTTTTCATGTCTTTGGCTAGCAGCTGATAAAGCTCCTTCATGGAACCAATTTTTAGGTCAGATTTCTGTTTAATCATTGCCCCAAGAAAGGCCTTCTGCACTTCTATACGTCCAAGATCTCCTTCCAGATAGCCTTTTCTGTAACGAATCAGCATTTCTGCTTTCTCGCCGTCAAGAACCTGCTTCCCTTCCTCAAGATTGATAGACAGATTTTGATAAGGATCTTCGTATACCATTTTCATAGGCACGTCAAATTCTACGCCACCCAGTGCATCCACTAAATCTCGGAAGTTTCCAGTATCAAGTTTGATATAATTATCAATCTCAACTCCCAGCATTTCTTTCACTTTCTCTATGACCGCTTCTGGCGGATTTTCACTTGCATAACCGGAGAGTTTTCGCTGAGCAAGCCCATAATGCCCATCATCAGGCAAAACTTCTAAATCCCTTGGGAGAAAAGCAATGTTTACTTCGTTCCTGTCGTTGTTATACCCCAGCAGAAGAAAGGTGTCTGGAATGGCGGTGCCTTCT
The genomic region above belongs to Aminipila butyrica and contains:
- a CDS encoding TRM11 family SAM-dependent methyltransferase produces the protein MNNDQYIYNVNYNVQDYNLCAFEVSALFDEKFEDKVLFTNKEVDPSVSPFLKNRIKVIYKEKTFNEILERIMTEDFRASEFMVKYVPMYNRDPNIGQGKKLSKEVGLRIYGYPSFKSPKSMLSITYYQDYWYFGYLKQNNYKWRSHKQKPYSFSSALGGEMGKVLINAASRGDTSKRLIDACCGVGTVILEGVFAGYNICGWEISPKVAELARQNLSHYQYHAKITTGDMKTITEYYDAVIIDLPYNNFSHYDEEKQWDIIKHARHIAKRMIIVTATDIKEKLCEEQLKIVDYCRAEKTIKGDFARYIWICEN
- a CDS encoding zinc-ribbon domain-containing protein yields the protein MQYSEKLYKEAIYDKDYLSVEMQATISWKCEDCGDIFIASPFARFHKQASCPYYSGKIAIPEKTSLKALYTELIDREWKFQNNTLRMNPRYELPASKKRAWWICPICNKTYIYPINRRIKDYLRNRNSCTICKGRVRVKYRN
- a CDS encoding barstar family protein is translated as MKSFIIDGNNFSNLDGFFCEIDKLLTKNLDWKTGHNFNAFNDLLRGDFGAHSYEEPILLKWINYNKSKACLGNDIILQIIEIILDCNNSGHDCKLELY
- the arsD gene encoding arsenite efflux transporter metallochaperone ArsD yields the protein MKKMIIFDPAMCCSTGVCGPSVNPELLRVATTLNKLNNKGIIVDRYNLASSPQAFVDNSTINTLINSEGIDILPVTILDNEVVKIKEYPSNNEFCEMLELPLDTLKSTVKAKPGCGCKGGCCQ
- the arsA gene encoding arsenical pump-driving ATPase, producing the protein MIFDPNKINLTKYLFFTGKGGVGKTSTACATAIALADQGKRIMLVSTDPASNLQDVFNTELNNKGVPIKGVRNLVVANFNPEDAANEYKESVIGPFRGKLPEVVIKNMEEQLSGSCTVEIAAFNEFSTFITDEKVKRDFDHVIFDTAPTGHTLRMLQLPSAWSSFISKSTHGASCLGQLAGLEEKKEVYKNAVKILGDKNLTTLILVSRPENAPLKEAERASKELQDIGVHNQILVINGMLKEANDSLSQDIFHKQQRALQDIPEHLRDLTSFEIPLRPYNVTGLENVRAFFKEDNIKCSSEKLQVNEIPMLKTVVEDLYTSKKKVIFTMGKGGVGKTTIAAAIALGLANKGVKVHLTTTDPADHLKLVLDESYGITLSNIDEKKELDKYKEEVLSKAREMMSEEDLEYVEEDLRSPCTQEIAVFRAFAEIVEKSENEIVVIDTAPTGHTLLLLDSTESYNREIQRAQGDIPESIKKLLPKLRNERETEVVIVTLAETTPVYEAKRLDEDLERAGIKSKWWVINASLFATDTTNEILKAKASHEITWINKVSEISNGSFAVVSWKSEEIKDEKLLALLK
- a CDS encoding GIY-YIG nuclease family protein, translated to MKKVTGIYCLTDTKNGKLYIGSATGEEGVAQRWGNYLDSKHGCNKKLIALYNEKGSEYFEEYFTYTLIEYFGLSYDPKKILEREQYWKMCFNTIKNGYNDN